One window from the genome of Pempheris klunzingeri isolate RE-2024b chromosome 7, fPemKlu1.hap1, whole genome shotgun sequence encodes:
- the fgf10b gene encoding fibroblast growth factor 10b has protein sequence MIRWAAGGSKAASASSCSRAGLGARSGSGISSRLRSSTLLSSLSLPLLVALVVLSLCLPGAACQQLRRDRQRLANTRTLRVPLNISETEVVSRPRATGVPLGRTGGPQGRHVRSYCHLQGDIRRRKLFSFQKFFLRIDKNGKVNGTKSKDDPLSILEITSVDVGVVAIKGLNSNYYLAISRKGELYGAREFGVDCTLKERIEENGYNTYASAEWRNKKRQMFVGLNVHGKPLRGKKTRRKNTATHFLPIMV, from the exons ATGATCAGATGGGCTGCTGGAGGGAGTAAGGCTGCCTCTGCCTCGTCCTGCTCCAGGGCTGGGTTAGGGGCTCGTTCTGGCTCTGGAATTAGCTCCAGACTTAGGTCATCAACACTGCTTTCCTCCCTGTCTTTGCCGCTCCTGGTTGCCCTGGTGGTTTTGTCCCTCTGCCTGCCCGGGGCAGCCTGCCAGCAGCTccgcagagacagacagaggctcGCCAATACACGAACTCTCAGGGTTCCACTGAATATTTCCGAGACTGAGGTCGTCTCGAGGCCCAGGGCCACTGGGGTCCCCCTAGGCCGGACTGGGGGACCACAGGGCAGACATGTGCGCAGCTACTGTCATCTCCAAGGGGACATACGGAGGAGGAAGCTGTTCTCTTTCCAGAAGTTTTTCCTGAGGATCGATAAGAATGGAAAGGTCAATGGAACCAAGAGCAAGGATGACCCCCTCA GTATTCTGGAAATCACATCGGTGGACGTGGGAGTGGTGGCCATCAAAGGGCTGAACAGCAACTACTATCTGGCTATCAGCAGGAAGGGAGAGCTGTACGGAGCG AGAGAGTTTGGTGTCGACTGCACCCTGAAGGAACGGATTGAGGAGAATGGCTACAACACATATGCGTCAGCTGAGTGGAGGAACAAGAAGCGGCAGATGTTTGTCGGTCTGAATGTCCATGGAAAGCCGCTGAGAGGGAAGAAAACCCGCAGGAAGAACACGGCTACCCACTTCCTTCCAATTATGGTGTAA
- the paip1 gene encoding polyadenylate-binding protein-interacting protein 1 has protein sequence MNENFDRAPGAGRTRNLPADHGMGGAAGDGETKTTLFNQREPLRQPRTSPPYGENNISAASDMGVGEFKRPSKPQQSANANSTSASRRNNELDSLVKSSKLSASAPEFVPSGINLYEDSTFYDDSEGYYSEPTLADTVTDFLGHLSSSPGSFESDTEYITNMLNSWVTTEELLNELVELIYTQSTAIPNFSYTGARLCNYLSHHLNISPPSGNFRQLLLKRCRTEFEQRDVAVRGDAETRKKFHSFVLFLGELYLNLEVKSGKGPPNRAEILLSALNDLMNSLFSHPVDENLICAVKLLKLTGSVLEDAWKENGKPHMEKLIQRIETILLDANCSRDVRQMLLKLVELRSSDWGRVRVAAAASNATPDNDPNYFMNEPTFYTEDGTPFTAADPEYAEKYQEILDRQDYFHDIYGENGNEEYESDEDEMEPEIEEAFENFCLESERKRQQ, from the exons ATGAACGAGAATTTCGACCGAGCTCCCGGAGCAGGGAGAACCCGAAACCTACCAGCAGACCACGGGATGGGGGGTGCCGCTGGAGATGGTGAAACTAAAACCACACTTTTCAACCAAAGGGAGCCGCTGAGGCAGCCGCGGACATCCCCGCCTTATGGCGAGAACAACATTAGCGCGGCCAGCGACATGGGTGTTGGAG AATTTAAAAGACCGAGTAAACCCCAACAAAGTGCAAATGCCAACAGTACGTCTGCCTCAAGAAGGAATAATGAATTGGATTCCTTGGTCAAGTCATCAAAGCTTTCAGCCAGTGCCCCAGAGTTTGTCCCCTCTGGAATTAACCTGTATGAA GACTCTACTTTTTATGATGACAGCGAAGGCTATTATAGCGAACCAACCTTGGCTGACACAGTCACAGACTTCCTTGGCCACCTGAGTTCGTCACCAGGGTCCTTTGAGTCAGATACTGAATACATAACTAACATGCTCAATTCCTGGGTCACTACTGAAGAGTTGCTGAATGAGCTGGTGGAACTGATCTACACACAG TCTACTGCTATTCCTAACTTCTCTTACACGGGTGCCAGGCTCTGTAACTACTTATCCCATCACCTTAATATCAGCCCACCAAGCGGCAACTTTCGTCAGCTGCTCCTGAAAAg ATGTCGAACAGAGTTTGAACAGAGGGATGTGGCTGTTCGAGGAGATGCAGAGACTAGGAAGAAATTCCACTCCTTTGTGCTCTTTCTTGGAGAGCTCTATCTTAACCTGGAG GTAAAGAGTGGAAAAGGACCTCCAAATCGAGCAGAaatcctcctctctgctctgaatgACCTGATGAACAGTCTGTTCAGCCATCCTGTGGATGAAAATCTCATCTGTGCTGTCAAACTGCTCAAG CTCACTGGCTCTGTCCTGGAAGATGCATGGAAAGAGAATGGAAAACCACACATGGAAAAACTGATACAAAGAATAGAAACTATCCTACTAGATGCCAACTGCAGCAG GGACGTCAGACAGATGCTTCTGAAACTAGTAGAGTTGAGATCTAGTGACTGGGGAAGAGTCCGTGTCGCTGCAGCAGCCAGCAACGCCACGCCTGACAACGACCCCAACTACTTCATG aATGAGCCAACTTTCTACACAGAGGATGGCACCCCTTTTACAGCTGCAGACCCAG AATATGCCGAGAAATACCAAGAGATCCTGGACAGGCAGGACTATTTCCATGATATTTatggagaaaatggaaatgaaga ATACGAGTCAGATGAAGATGAGATGGAGCCTGAGATTGAAGAAGCTTTTGAGAATTTTTGTTTAGAATCAGAGAGGAAACGACAACAATGA